The segment ATTTGGAGAAGAAAAGGAATATCTTTATAGAGAACAAATCCGTAGATGCCTTAAGTGAGGGAGAGGTGACGCTGAACTTCTATCCAACTAAATTCGTTTTATTCTCCTCCGTTTTGGCCATGAACGTAAGGTTGTGGGAGAACGTTGTTAAAGTCTCTACGCAAGGTGAAGATGTGATAATGAGGGTAGAGAGTGGTAAAGCTAGTAAACAGGAGGTTATTGAGGGAAACACGTTAAGCGCTAGAAGTAAGGCCGCATTATTTTACGATTATAAAAGAAAACTAATATTTGGTAAGGAGATCATAGACTCCCTAGCGAGCAAGTTATTATGACTTTTCAAATATATCTTCCGGTTTTACGGGAATTTTGGAAACCCTCTTCTTTATCAGATCTTCTATAGCCGACGTTACGGCAGCAGCTGCAACTCCAACTGGTATCTCACCTATTCCCTTAGCTCCCATAGGAGTGAAAGGAGAAGGCGAGGGGACTATGTTCACCTCTATCTCCGGAATCTCAACTGCAGTTGGCATGTTATAGTCCGACAAGCTGGTTGCCATTGGCTTACCCTCCTTATATTCAAAGCTTTCATATAGCGCTAGTGATATGCCTATGTACGTGCCCCCAATCACCTGTTCCTTAACTAGTTCCTCGTCGATAGGATTACCAGGGTCTATATAGACCACGTGTTTAACTGGTCTTATGATACCCGTATCGGGATCTATTTTCACTACGGCTAAGTCGCAAGAGAATGGGTAAGCGTTGAATCTAGCTTTACCTTGGAGAGTGTACGTATAGTTAACCTCCTCCTCAACTTGTGTCAGCGGTATTTCAGTTCCATCATCTGTCCAGAAAGCCCCATTCGAGAACGTAACGTCCTTACCTAAATCTTCCCTAATCTTGGTTCTAACTTTTCTCACTAGCTCCTCCGTGGCCCCTTTTATCGCTCCAGCCATGAAGACTGCCATCCTGCTTCCTCCAGGTCCGAAACTCGAGCTTATCTTAGAAGAGTCCAGATACTCTATCGATGTCTTTTCCATAGGTAACCCCAGAAGTTGAGAGACTAACTTCATAGCCGTGTGCTCGTTTCCTTGGCCCTCAGGTCCATATCCTATCCCAACGATCACTTTACCACCTCTTATTGAGAGTTTAACCTCCTCTTGCCCTGAGGGAGTGCTGGGATCAGTGGAACAGGCTAATCCCACACCATATCCTTTATTTCTCATTTCAAATATGTCCTTTCTAGACAGCGCTAGTTCTAGCAAGCCGGTCGGATTACCCGAGTCGTAAGTGGCGTAGGGAGCCACGTAAGGGAACGTCCTTATTAGATTCCTTTTTCTGATCTCATACCTCGAGATCCCCAGCTCATCCGACACTGCGTCCATAATCCTTTCCAGTGCCCAGGTATGAGGAGGTGTCCCAGCTCCCCTGAAAGCCCCTGGCGGGTTCTTATTAGTAGCAACTAAATTAACTTCATATCTAATGTTCTTTATTGAATAGGGACCGGCTAGTATTCCTGTAGGCTTAAAAGCTTGTCCACCAGATGTAGCTGCGCCTACATCTTCCCAAATCTTGATATCCAAACCCGTTATAGTTCCGTCTGATAGGAAAGTTGCCCTCGCTCTAAATTTCCTTTCCGGTCCTGAACTGTTCGATGACGTAAGGTGTTCTGTTCTCGTCTCTACCCACTTTATAGGCAACTTAAATTTCCAGGATGCGAACGCGGCAGTGACTGCGTAATTTAGAACTGAGAACTTTGCCCCAAAACTACCTCCCTGTCTTA is part of the Metallosphaera cuprina Ar-4 genome and harbors:
- a CDS encoding xanthine dehydrogenase family protein molybdopterin-binding subunit; this encodes MRRSDVIDLIQGKGTYVDDIPFKGYHAVLVRSPYPHALIRSIDYSDVVNRGGLVLTGKDMILGKTDRNEREGSSLEGVTLAVKKVRYVGEPVAMVISDDPYKALDLAELVQVDYDELKPVNNIDEALKGESLLFEELGSNVVGSKTFEYGSIPDNKEVTLDLYWSRSSGNPIEPFEVIAYPEQWGVRLKANMQAPNFLANEISRALNIRVIAEPIRQGGSFGAKFSVLNYAVTAAFASWKFKLPIKWVETRTEHLTSSNSSGPERKFRARATFLSDGTITGLDIKIWEDVGAATSGGQAFKPTGILAGPYSIKNIRYEVNLVATNKNPPGAFRGAGTPPHTWALERIMDAVSDELGISRYEIRKRNLIRTFPYVAPYATYDSGNPTGLLELALSRKDIFEMRNKGYGVGLACSTDPSTPSGQEEVKLSIRGGKVIVGIGYGPEGQGNEHTAMKLVSQLLGLPMEKTSIEYLDSSKISSSFGPGGSRMAVFMAGAIKGATEELVRKVRTKIREDLGKDVTFSNGAFWTDDGTEIPLTQVEEEVNYTYTLQGKARFNAYPFSCDLAVVKIDPDTGIIRPVKHVVYIDPGNPIDEELVKEQVIGGTYIGISLALYESFEYKEGKPMATSLSDYNMPTAVEIPEIEVNIVPSPSPFTPMGAKGIGEIPVGVAAAAVTSAIEDLIKKRVSKIPVKPEDIFEKS